Proteins from a genomic interval of Diaphorobacter sp. HDW4A:
- a CDS encoding lytic transglycosylase domain-containing protein, whose translation MFAPQTTARRPSRWRMPVVAALLCFFVAQQSAYADLWAYVDSRGVTHFAAEQIDANYALFFRGDQFDSTRDGASERMDPPDYSLESAARNAGARKLAFIDISPGYKRVRTHIRGAAETYGLEYELLKAVIATESGFDSQAISPKGAVGLMQLMPATASRFGVASDKKRSVAQKLEDPATNLGAGASYLRYLLKMFDGRKDLALAAYNAGEGAVQRAGNQIPAYRETQNYVKSVLGLYAMLKPPEPIRAHRAHQAQQAVPGRIRMEIPAGNAGETSSPTPDSSTSSTTHNSPLGAAARSSAVHMAARAQLQDLSANE comes from the coding sequence ATGTTTGCGCCGCAGACCACAGCACGTCGACCCAGCCGCTGGCGTATGCCGGTGGTTGCTGCGTTGCTGTGTTTTTTCGTGGCGCAGCAGTCCGCCTACGCCGATCTCTGGGCCTATGTCGATTCACGCGGCGTGACGCATTTTGCGGCCGAGCAGATCGATGCCAACTACGCGTTGTTCTTTCGCGGCGACCAGTTCGACTCGACGCGCGACGGCGCGTCAGAGCGCATGGACCCGCCCGACTATTCGCTCGAATCCGCTGCGCGCAATGCCGGAGCACGCAAGCTCGCGTTCATCGACATCTCGCCAGGCTACAAGCGCGTGCGCACCCATATTCGCGGTGCGGCCGAGACCTACGGGCTTGAGTACGAACTGCTCAAGGCGGTGATCGCGACCGAATCCGGTTTCGACTCGCAGGCCATCTCGCCCAAGGGCGCGGTCGGTCTCATGCAACTGATGCCCGCGACCGCCTCGCGCTTTGGCGTGGCCAGCGACAAGAAACGTAGCGTGGCGCAGAAACTTGAAGATCCCGCGACCAATCTGGGCGCGGGGGCGAGCTATTTGCGTTATCTGCTCAAGATGTTCGACGGTCGCAAGGACCTGGCGCTGGCCGCCTACAACGCGGGTGAGGGCGCTGTGCAGCGTGCCGGTAACCAGATCCCCGCGTATCGCGAAACCCAGAATTATGTGAAGAGCGTGCTGGGCCTGTATGCCATGCTCAAGCCGCCCGAGCCGATTCGCGCACACCGTGCGCATCAGGCGCAGCAAGCAGTGCCAGGCCGCATCCGCATGGAGATTCCTGCAGGCAATGCGGGCGAGACTTCCTCGCCGACGCCCGACTCATCCACTTCTTCAACCACTCACAACTCACCTCTCGGCGCCGCGGCGCGCAGCTCTGCTGTGCACATGGCCGCGCGCGCGCAATTGCAAGACTTGTCTGCGAACGAATGA
- a CDS encoding DNA topoisomerase IV subunit B — MATKPASNPASEYSEGSIRVLKGLEPVKQRPGMYTRTDNPLHILQEVLDNAADEALAGYGKKIKVTLHIDGSVSVEDDGRGIPFGLHPEEGAPVVEIVFTRLHAGGKFDKGKGGAYSFSGGLHGVGVSVTNALSKRLEVTTHREGQIAKLTFSGGDVIEPLVARALQSGERKQGTTVQVWPDASYFESAALPMGELTHLLRSKAVLMPGVTVTLVNEKTRDTQTWQYKGGLRDYLAQTLNSDPVIPLFEGEGYADRNNESFAEGEGAAWCVAFTEDGSPVRESYVNLIPTTAGGTHESGLRDGLFQAVKSFIEFHSLLPKGVKLMPEDVFARASYVLSAKVLDPQFQGQIKERLNSRDAVRLVSNFVRPSLELWLNENVEFGKKLAELAIKAAQTRQRAGQKVEKRKGSGVAVLPGKLTDCESRDLAYNEVFLVEGDSAGGSAKMGRDKENQAVLPLRGKVLNTWEVERDRLFANTEVHDISVAIGVDPHGPNDTPDLSGLRYGKICILSDADVDGSHIQVLLLTLFFRHFPKLIDAGNIYVARPPLFRVDIPARGKKPAAKVYALDQGELESILDKAVKDGVPREKCQISRFKGLGEMNAEQLWETTLNPDTRRLLPVRVGSVDLTATEGLMSKLMGKGEAAARRELMEVHGDEVEVDI; from the coding sequence ATGGCAACCAAACCCGCATCCAATCCGGCAAGTGAATACTCAGAAGGCTCCATTCGCGTCCTCAAGGGACTGGAGCCGGTCAAGCAGCGTCCGGGCATGTACACCCGTACGGACAACCCATTGCACATCCTTCAGGAAGTGCTGGACAATGCGGCCGACGAGGCGCTTGCCGGTTACGGCAAGAAGATCAAGGTCACCCTGCACATTGATGGTTCGGTGAGCGTGGAGGACGACGGTCGTGGCATTCCGTTCGGCCTGCATCCCGAAGAAGGCGCACCCGTCGTGGAGATCGTGTTCACGCGTCTGCACGCGGGCGGCAAGTTCGACAAGGGCAAGGGCGGCGCGTACAGCTTCTCGGGCGGCCTGCATGGCGTGGGCGTGTCGGTGACCAATGCGCTGTCCAAGCGCCTTGAAGTGACCACGCACCGCGAAGGCCAGATCGCCAAGCTGACGTTCTCGGGCGGCGACGTGATCGAGCCGCTGGTGGCTCGCGCACTGCAATCGGGCGAGCGCAAGCAGGGCACGACCGTGCAGGTCTGGCCCGATGCATCGTATTTCGAATCGGCAGCGTTGCCGATGGGCGAACTCACCCACTTGCTGCGCAGCAAGGCCGTGCTAATGCCCGGCGTGACGGTCACCTTGGTCAACGAAAAGACCCGCGACACGCAGACTTGGCAATACAAGGGCGGCCTGCGCGACTATCTGGCGCAGACGCTGAACTCCGATCCGGTGATCCCGCTGTTTGAGGGCGAGGGCTACGCTGATCGCAACAACGAAAGCTTTGCCGAAGGCGAAGGTGCTGCGTGGTGCGTGGCCTTCACCGAAGACGGCTCGCCAGTGCGCGAGAGCTATGTCAATCTGATTCCAACGACTGCAGGCGGCACGCATGAAAGCGGTCTGCGCGACGGTCTGTTCCAGGCGGTCAAAAGCTTCATCGAGTTCCATTCGCTGCTGCCCAAGGGCGTGAAGCTCATGCCCGAAGACGTGTTCGCACGTGCGAGCTATGTGCTGTCGGCCAAGGTGCTCGATCCGCAATTCCAGGGCCAGATCAAGGAGCGCTTGAACTCGCGTGATGCCGTGCGTCTGGTCTCGAACTTCGTGCGTCCCTCGCTCGAGCTGTGGCTCAACGAGAACGTCGAGTTTGGCAAGAAGCTCGCTGAACTCGCGATCAAGGCCGCCCAGACGCGTCAGCGCGCGGGCCAGAAGGTCGAGAAGCGCAAGGGCTCCGGCGTGGCAGTGCTGCCCGGCAAGCTCACCGATTGCGAGAGCCGCGATCTGGCGTACAACGAAGTGTTTCTGGTCGAGGGCGACTCCGCTGGCGGCAGCGCCAAGATGGGCCGCGACAAGGAAAATCAGGCCGTGCTGCCGTTGCGCGGCAAGGTGCTGAACACCTGGGAAGTCGAGCGCGACCGCCTGTTTGCCAACACTGAAGTGCACGACATCTCGGTGGCCATCGGCGTCGATCCGCATGGCCCGAACGACACGCCCGATCTCTCCGGTCTGCGCTACGGCAAGATCTGCATTTTGTCGGATGCGGACGTGGACGGCTCGCACATCCAGGTGCTGTTGCTGACCCTGTTCTTCCGCCATTTCCCCAAGCTCATCGATGCCGGAAACATCTACGTCGCGCGTCCGCCGCTGTTCCGCGTGGACATTCCCGCACGTGGCAAGAAGCCTGCCGCCAAGGTCTATGCACTTGATCAGGGTGAGCTCGAATCCATTCTTGATAAGGCCGTCAAGGATGGCGTGCCACGCGAGAAGTGCCAGATCAGCCGCTTCAAGGGCCTCGGTGAAATGAACGCCGAGCAGCTTTGGGAAACCACGCTCAACCCCGACACCCGCCGTCTGCTGCCGGTGCGCGTGGGCAGCGTCGACCTGACCGCGACCGAAGGCCTGATGTCCAAGCTCATGGGCAAGGGCGAAGCCGCCGCGCGCCGTGAACTCATGGAAGTGCATGGCGACGAGGTCGAGGTGGATATCTAA
- a CDS encoding MFS transporter has protein sequence MQSEIKKLSMVQVLACGAAVVTLSMGIRHGFGMWLQPITQDMGWTRETFAFALAIQNLAWGVFGIVGGIASDRFGAFKVLICGALLYALGLAGMATSPTPGWFALTTGVLIGAAQAGTTYAVIYGVLGRQISPEKRSWAMGVAAAAGSFGQFLMVPVEGQLILQLGWKTALLVLSIAVLMIIPLAFGLREPGFQGGTARAPRTQSAGAAFKEAIRYPSFLLLTAGYFVCGFQVVFIGVHMPSYLKDHGLSPQVASYALALIGLFNVFGTYIAGTLGQRMPKHHILAFIYFARAVVITVFLLVPLSPLSVYVFSAVIGALWLSTVPPTNAMVAQIFGVQHMSMLSGFIFFSHQIGSFLGVWLGGYLYDKTGSYDVVWYLSIALGVFAGLVNLPVRENAIARTTPKLA, from the coding sequence ATGCAGAGCGAAATAAAAAAATTGTCAATGGTGCAGGTGTTGGCTTGCGGTGCCGCCGTAGTCACGCTGTCGATGGGAATTCGACACGGTTTCGGCATGTGGCTGCAGCCCATCACACAGGACATGGGCTGGACTCGGGAGACGTTCGCCTTCGCGCTCGCCATTCAGAATCTGGCCTGGGGTGTCTTCGGCATTGTAGGAGGCATTGCATCCGACCGCTTTGGCGCGTTCAAGGTGCTGATCTGTGGCGCGCTGCTCTACGCTCTCGGCCTCGCGGGAATGGCCACGTCGCCGACTCCGGGATGGTTCGCGCTGACCACGGGCGTGTTGATCGGCGCGGCGCAGGCTGGCACGACCTACGCTGTCATCTACGGCGTGCTCGGTCGCCAGATTTCTCCTGAAAAGCGCTCGTGGGCCATGGGAGTGGCAGCAGCAGCGGGCTCGTTCGGCCAATTCCTCATGGTGCCAGTAGAGGGTCAACTGATCCTGCAACTGGGCTGGAAGACAGCCTTGCTGGTGCTTTCCATCGCCGTGCTGATGATCATTCCGTTGGCTTTTGGTCTGCGCGAACCGGGCTTTCAAGGCGGCACGGCCCGCGCTCCGCGCACGCAAAGTGCGGGGGCTGCCTTCAAGGAAGCGATTCGCTATCCCAGCTTTCTCCTGTTGACGGCAGGGTATTTCGTCTGTGGATTTCAGGTGGTGTTCATCGGCGTGCACATGCCAAGCTATCTGAAAGACCACGGCCTGTCACCGCAAGTGGCCAGCTACGCGCTCGCGCTGATTGGTCTGTTCAACGTGTTTGGAACCTATATTGCGGGCACGCTGGGCCAGCGGATGCCCAAGCACCATATTCTCGCGTTCATTTACTTCGCGCGGGCGGTGGTGATCACCGTGTTCCTGCTGGTGCCGCTGTCCCCCTTGTCGGTCTATGTGTTCTCCGCCGTCATCGGCGCGCTGTGGCTGTCCACTGTGCCGCCGACCAATGCAATGGTGGCGCAGATCTTCGGCGTGCAGCACATGTCCATGCTCAGCGGCTTCATCTTCTTCAGCCACCAGATCGGCAGTTTTCTGGGCGTCTGGCTCGGCGGCTACCTCTACGACAAAACCGGCAGCTACGACGTGGTCTGGTATCTGTCGATTGCCCTTGGTGTGTTCGCGGGATTGGTGAATTTGCCGGTGCGCGAAAATGCAATTGCACGCACGACTCCCAAGCTGGCTTGA
- a CDS encoding bifunctional 2-polyprenyl-6-hydroxyphenol methylase/3-demethylubiquinol 3-O-methyltransferase UbiG, translating to MSDSELTSQHAPLRPPSDWVQRWSHLVPVGAEVLDVASGPGRHMQWFAERGCSVTGVDRSGEALASAERFGKVIKSDIEGGTWPLAGRQFAAVVVTNYLWRQNFPDILESVAPGGVLIYETFAIGNESVGRPARAEFLLQTGELLGLCKGLRVIAYEDGFLDEPARFVQRIVARHEPSPASELFRAQLGHSD from the coding sequence ATGTCCGACAGCGAACTCACCTCGCAGCATGCCCCGCTGCGCCCGCCATCGGACTGGGTCCAACGCTGGTCGCATCTGGTGCCTGTGGGTGCCGAGGTGCTCGATGTGGCCAGCGGCCCCGGTCGGCACATGCAGTGGTTCGCCGAACGTGGTTGCTCCGTCACCGGCGTGGACCGCTCGGGCGAGGCGCTGGCGTCCGCCGAGCGCTTCGGCAAGGTGATCAAGTCCGATATCGAGGGCGGCACCTGGCCGCTCGCCGGGCGGCAATTTGCGGCCGTGGTGGTCACCAATTACCTCTGGCGACAGAATTTTCCAGACATTCTTGAGAGTGTCGCCCCCGGCGGCGTGCTGATCTATGAAACTTTTGCGATTGGCAACGAGTCTGTAGGAAGACCGGCGCGCGCGGAATTTCTGCTGCAAACCGGTGAATTGCTGGGGCTTTGCAAAGGTTTACGCGTCATCGCTTACGAGGACGGATTCCTTGATGAACCCGCCCGATTCGTGCAGCGCATCGTCGCCAGACATGAACCTTCACCCGCGTCAGAGTTATTCAGGGCCCAACTGGGCCACTCTGACTAG
- the dapA gene encoding 4-hydroxy-tetrahydrodipicolinate synthase, which produces MTSPSAPLTGSIVALVTPMHQDGSVDYPTLRKLIDWHIAEGTACLGVVGTTGESPTVNVEEHCEIIRVSVEQAAKRVPVMAGCGANSTAEAIELAKFAKSVGADSQLQVVPYYNKPTQEGQYQHFKTIAEAVGDLPMYLYNVPGRSVADMQHDTVLRLAQVPGIVGIKEATGNIERAQWLIRDVPKGFGVYSGDDPTAVALMLCGGQGNISVTANVAPRLMAELCKAALAGDVRKAMEIQFKLMPVHKNLFVEANPIPVKWAMQRMGLCGGTLRLPMTTMSQGNEAVVEAALRSAGLLN; this is translated from the coding sequence ATGACTTCTCCCAGCGCTCCTCTGACCGGCAGCATCGTCGCTCTGGTCACACCCATGCATCAAGACGGCAGTGTGGACTATCCCACCCTGCGCAAACTGATCGACTGGCACATCGCCGAGGGCACCGCGTGCCTGGGCGTGGTTGGAACGACCGGTGAGTCGCCCACGGTCAACGTGGAAGAACACTGCGAGATCATTCGCGTGTCCGTGGAACAGGCCGCCAAGCGCGTGCCCGTGATGGCCGGTTGCGGCGCCAACTCGACGGCGGAAGCCATCGAACTGGCCAAGTTCGCCAAGAGCGTCGGCGCCGACAGCCAGCTCCAGGTCGTGCCGTACTACAACAAGCCAACGCAAGAAGGTCAGTACCAGCACTTCAAGACAATCGCCGAAGCGGTCGGCGATCTGCCCATGTACCTGTACAACGTGCCCGGCCGCTCGGTCGCGGACATGCAGCACGACACCGTTCTGCGTCTCGCCCAGGTGCCCGGCATCGTCGGCATCAAGGAAGCCACCGGCAACATCGAACGCGCTCAGTGGCTGATCCGCGACGTGCCCAAGGGCTTCGGCGTGTACTCCGGTGATGACCCAACTGCCGTGGCCCTGATGCTCTGCGGTGGCCAAGGCAACATCAGCGTGACGGCCAACGTGGCTCCGCGTCTGATGGCTGAACTGTGCAAGGCCGCTCTGGCAGGTGACGTCCGCAAGGCCATGGAGATTCAGTTCAAGCTGATGCCCGTGCACAAGAACCTGTTCGTGGAAGCCAACCCCATCCCCGTGAAGTGGGCCATGCAGCGCATGGGCCTTTGTGGTGGAACGCTGCGCCTGCCCATGACTACGATGAGCCAAGGCAATGAAGCCGTCGTGGAAGCTGCGCTACGCTCGGCGGGCTTGCTCAACTGA
- the bamC gene encoding outer membrane protein assembly factor BamC, with protein sequence MNATTRLGLLGLALALSACSVLESDKIDYKSAKKGATLEVPPDLAQLSTDTRYTVPGGAASAVAFEAGQKAKPSGPNTAPSTIGDVRIERDGNQRWLVIDRPADKLWDPVRDFWLESGFVFTTDNSELGILETDWAENRAKIPQDIIRSSIGKLFDGLYSTGERDRFRTRLERNAKGGTNIFVSHRGMVEVYSSQQKDATMWQPRPVDPELEAEFLRRMMVKLGVSEEQSKAAAASVQAAPLAATAKVTSVGGVPAIQMDEGFDRAWRRVGLSLDRTGFTVEDRNRTEGVYYVRYVAPDANKKEQGFFSKLFKGAPDAVPPLKYRVTVRSEGERSTVSVLNASGTPESSANAERILRVLADDMK encoded by the coding sequence GTGAACGCTACGACTCGACTCGGCCTGCTGGGCCTGGCACTGGCCTTGTCGGCCTGCTCCGTGCTGGAGAGCGACAAGATTGATTACAAGAGTGCCAAGAAGGGCGCGACACTGGAAGTGCCGCCCGATCTGGCTCAACTCTCGACCGACACGCGCTACACCGTGCCCGGCGGCGCAGCCTCCGCTGTCGCCTTCGAGGCAGGACAGAAGGCCAAGCCGAGCGGCCCGAACACCGCGCCCTCCACCATTGGAGACGTGCGTATTGAGCGCGACGGCAACCAACGCTGGCTGGTCATCGACCGCCCGGCCGACAAGCTCTGGGATCCAGTGCGTGACTTCTGGCTCGAAAGCGGCTTCGTGTTCACCACCGACAACTCGGAGCTGGGCATTCTGGAGACCGACTGGGCCGAAAACCGTGCCAAGATCCCGCAAGACATCATTCGCTCGAGCATCGGCAAGCTGTTTGACGGCCTGTATTCGACCGGCGAGCGTGATCGCTTCCGCACGCGCCTCGAGCGCAACGCCAAGGGCGGCACCAACATCTTCGTGAGCCACCGCGGCATGGTCGAGGTCTACAGCTCCCAACAAAAAGATGCGACCATGTGGCAGCCCCGCCCGGTCGATCCCGAACTGGAAGCCGAATTCCTGCGCCGCATGATGGTCAAACTCGGCGTGAGCGAAGAGCAATCCAAGGCCGCAGCCGCCTCGGTGCAGGCTGCACCTCTGGCCGCGACCGCCAAGGTCACCAGCGTTGGCGGCGTTCCTGCCATCCAGATGGATGAAGGTTTCGACCGCGCATGGCGCCGTGTTGGCCTGTCGCTGGACCGCACTGGCTTCACCGTGGAAGACCGCAACCGTACCGAAGGCGTGTACTACGTGCGCTACGTGGCACCGGACGCCAACAAGAAGGAGCAAGGCTTCTTCAGCAAGCTGTTCAAGGGCGCACCGGACGCCGTGCCACCGCTCAAGTACCGCGTAACCGTGCGCAGCGAAGGCGAGCGCAGCACCGTCTCCGTGCTGAATGCCTCTGGCACACCGGAGTCCTCCGCCAATGCCGAGCGCATCCTGCGCGTGCTGGCTGACGACATGAAGTAA
- a CDS encoding MBL fold metallo-hydrolase, which yields MLRFKSLGSGSSGNTTLIEGRSGTTTRRLLIDCGLGIRTIAERLGEAGNAIAQIDAIFITHEHSDHVGCMEKLALRHGIPVWMSHGTYTAIGEPELHGLLRIAHHNEAIDLGGAFEALPFAVPHDAREPLHLRCSDGSHHVAVLTDLGHASSSVIPYIAGCQALLIEANHDVGMLQSGRYPAFLKRRIGGANGHLANEQTGELLRAINHPQLQRVVAAHLSAENNRPELARVALAEALDWSPDDIDIAYQRGGSPWIQVG from the coding sequence ATGCTCCGCTTCAAAAGCCTTGGCAGCGGCAGCTCCGGAAACACCACCCTCATCGAAGGACGCAGCGGAACGACGACCCGTCGCCTGCTCATCGACTGCGGCCTTGGCATTCGCACCATCGCCGAGCGCCTGGGCGAAGCGGGCAACGCTATTGCGCAGATCGATGCCATCTTCATCACCCACGAGCATTCCGATCATGTCGGTTGCATGGAGAAGCTCGCGCTGCGCCACGGCATACCGGTCTGGATGAGCCACGGCACCTACACCGCCATCGGCGAGCCCGAACTGCACGGCTTGCTGCGCATTGCTCATCACAACGAGGCCATCGACTTGGGCGGCGCGTTCGAGGCCTTGCCGTTCGCTGTCCCTCACGATGCACGCGAGCCGCTGCACCTGCGCTGCAGTGACGGCAGCCACCATGTCGCCGTGCTGACCGATCTAGGGCATGCAAGTTCCTCGGTCATTCCGTACATTGCAGGCTGCCAAGCGCTCTTGATCGAGGCCAATCACGATGTGGGGATGCTGCAGAGCGGCCGATATCCCGCGTTTCTCAAGCGCCGCATCGGCGGTGCCAACGGTCACTTGGCCAACGAACAGACCGGAGAATTGCTGCGCGCCATCAATCACCCACAATTGCAACGCGTCGTCGCCGCGCACTTGAGCGCTGAAAACAATCGTCCCGAGCTGGCACGGGTGGCGCTTGCCGAAGCACTGGACTGGAGTCCGGACGATATCGACATCGCCTACCAACGCGGCGGCTCGCCCTGGATTCAAGTCGGTTGA
- a CDS encoding cupin domain-containing protein, producing MDVQKITPLLGGMSPSQFMRKHWHKKPLLVRRAIPGFKAPIPREELFELAAGEGVESRLIQQKKSGWSLAHGPFDPDDLPSTKTRDWTLLVQGVDLHNAAARELLDQFRFVPEARLDDLMISYATNGGGVGPHFDSYDVFLLQAHGKRRWRIGRQRDMTLVDGMPVKILANFEHEEEYVLEPGDMLYLPPRWAHDGIAEGECMTYSIGFRSPQRDELARETLLRIADALGDSDGSPIYRDPKQDAVDAPGLVPAELQEFAREGVLRALAQSGIVERALGEALTEPKGNVWFDPPQEELDLQVTGVALDRRSRMMYDDAHVYINGESYRASGRDAKLMRKFADQRALSAKELAGASEAAISLLESWFDDGWVREASVI from the coding sequence ATGGATGTTCAGAAAATAACCCCACTGCTCGGCGGCATGTCGCCATCCCAATTCATGCGCAAGCACTGGCACAAAAAGCCGCTGCTGGTGCGTCGGGCCATTCCCGGCTTCAAGGCCCCGATTCCGCGCGAGGAGCTGTTCGAGCTTGCCGCCGGGGAGGGCGTCGAGTCACGCCTGATCCAGCAGAAGAAGAGCGGCTGGTCACTGGCTCACGGCCCGTTCGATCCGGACGACCTGCCTTCGACCAAGACCCGCGACTGGACGCTGCTGGTGCAAGGCGTCGACCTGCACAACGCCGCTGCGCGCGAGCTGCTTGATCAGTTCCGATTCGTGCCCGAGGCGCGTCTCGATGATCTGATGATCAGCTACGCGACCAATGGCGGCGGCGTCGGTCCGCACTTCGATAGCTACGACGTGTTCCTTTTGCAGGCCCACGGCAAGCGCCGTTGGCGCATTGGCCGGCAGCGCGACATGACGTTGGTGGACGGCATGCCGGTCAAGATCCTCGCGAACTTTGAGCACGAAGAGGAGTACGTGCTCGAGCCCGGCGACATGCTGTACCTGCCCCCGCGCTGGGCCCACGACGGCATCGCCGAGGGCGAGTGCATGACGTATTCCATCGGTTTCCGCTCGCCGCAACGCGACGAACTGGCCCGTGAGACCCTGCTGCGCATCGCCGACGCCTTGGGCGATTCGGACGGCTCGCCCATTTACCGCGATCCCAAGCAGGACGCGGTGGACGCGCCCGGTCTGGTGCCCGCCGAGCTGCAGGAATTCGCCCGCGAAGGCGTGCTGCGCGCGCTGGCGCAGTCCGGCATCGTCGAGCGTGCTCTGGGGGAGGCACTGACCGAGCCCAAGGGCAATGTCTGGTTCGATCCGCCGCAGGAAGAACTCGATCTGCAGGTGACTGGCGTCGCGCTGGATCGCCGCTCGCGCATGATGTATGACGACGCCCATGTTTACATCAACGGCGAGAGCTACCGTGCCTCGGGCCGCGACGCGAAGCTGATGCGCAAGTTTGCGGATCAGCGGGCCCTGAGTGCCAAGGAATTGGCCGGGGCAAGCGAGGCGGCGATTTCACTGCTCGAATCCTGGTTCGACGATGGTTGGGTGCGCGAAGCCTCAGTGATCTGA
- a CDS encoding peptidylprolyl isomerase, with product MEITQQCVVALTWVLKDTLGDELDVLEEPVEFLVGGDDLLKRIEEALQGHKAGDEISLHLEPEEAFGDYIDKLIFLEPRQAFPKDIEEGMTFDGHALPKGLSPDMPKEALYTIAQIYPEHVVLDGNHPLAGIALRLKIRVESVREANEEEIGRGTAGTGFFRIQPPIAPGNDTVH from the coding sequence ATGGAAATCACTCAACAATGTGTTGTCGCACTGACCTGGGTCTTGAAGGATACGCTGGGCGATGAGCTGGACGTGCTGGAAGAGCCCGTCGAGTTCCTCGTCGGCGGCGATGATCTGCTCAAGCGCATCGAAGAAGCTCTGCAGGGCCACAAGGCCGGCGACGAAATCTCGCTGCACCTCGAACCCGAAGAAGCCTTTGGCGACTATATCGACAAGCTCATCTTCCTGGAGCCGCGTCAGGCATTCCCCAAGGATATCGAGGAAGGCATGACCTTCGACGGCCACGCCCTGCCCAAGGGGCTCTCGCCCGACATGCCCAAGGAAGCGCTCTACACCATCGCCCAGATCTACCCTGAACACGTGGTGCTGGACGGCAACCATCCGCTGGCCGGCATCGCGCTGCGCCTAAAAATCCGGGTAGAAAGCGTACGCGAAGCAAATGAGGAAGAAATCGGCCGCGGCACGGCAGGTACGGGCTTTTTCCGCATTCAGCCACCTATCGCCCCTGGCAACGACACCGTGCACTGA
- a CDS encoding glycine zipper 2TM domain-containing protein: protein MRSQFSRIGTWVGVLTMASLLSACVVQRPYGPGYGYEQPQPQPYPQQQPTYGGGYGQPAPQGVMEYGVVSNIEAIPRTVQRGSTSGVGAIIGAVVGGVLGNQIGGGMGRAAMTAAGALGGAAAGNAIEGHNAPRGEVGGGYRLFIQLDRNGGQRVYDVPEPGDLRPGDRVQMVNGQISRY, encoded by the coding sequence ATGCGCAGCCAATTTTCGCGAATCGGCACCTGGGTAGGTGTCCTGACCATGGCCAGTCTGCTGTCAGCCTGTGTCGTCCAGCGTCCGTACGGACCGGGCTATGGCTACGAGCAGCCCCAGCCTCAGCCCTATCCCCAGCAGCAGCCAACCTATGGTGGCGGCTACGGGCAGCCCGCTCCGCAGGGTGTCATGGAATACGGCGTCGTGAGCAATATCGAGGCGATCCCGCGTACCGTCCAACGTGGCTCCACCTCGGGTGTGGGCGCGATTATCGGCGCGGTGGTCGGCGGTGTTCTGGGCAACCAGATCGGCGGCGGCATGGGTCGCGCGGCGATGACGGCCGCTGGCGCGCTCGGTGGTGCGGCGGCCGGCAATGCTATCGAAGGCCACAATGCGCCGCGTGGCGAGGTTGGTGGTGGCTATCGGCTGTTCATCCAGCTCGACCGCAATGGCGGACAGCGCGTCTACGACGTGCCCGAGCCGGGTGATCTGCGTCCCGGCGACCGCGTGCAGATGGTCAACGGACAGATCTCGCGTTACTAG
- the dut gene encoding dUTP diphosphatase, whose amino-acid sequence MKIDVKVLDPRMADQLPAYATAGSAGLDLRACLDEPLTLAPNAWQLVPTGIAIHLKDPGYAALILPRSGLGHKHGIVLGNLVGLIDSDYQGQLMVSAWNRSDVAFTLQPMERLAQLVIVPVMQAQFNVVTEFDTASERGEGGYGSTGKH is encoded by the coding sequence GTGAAGATTGATGTGAAAGTTCTCGATCCGCGCATGGCGGATCAATTGCCTGCTTACGCTACCGCCGGAAGCGCGGGGCTGGACTTGCGAGCCTGTCTCGACGAGCCGCTCACGCTCGCCCCCAATGCATGGCAACTGGTGCCCACGGGCATCGCCATCCACCTCAAGGATCCTGGCTACGCCGCGCTGATCCTGCCGCGCTCGGGTCTGGGCCACAAGCACGGTATCGTGCTTGGCAACCTCGTCGGCCTGATCGACAGCGACTATCAGGGCCAGCTCATGGTGAGCGCCTGGAACCGCAGCGACGTGGCCTTCACCCTGCAGCCCATGGAGCGCCTTGCGCAGTTGGTGATCGTGCCGGTCATGCAGGCGCAGTTCAATGTGGTCACCGAATTTGACACTGCCAGCGAGCGCGGTGAGGGCGGTTACGGCTCCACCGGTAAGCACTGA